One Microcoleus sp. AS-A8 DNA window includes the following coding sequences:
- a CDS encoding glycosyltransferase family 4 protein translates to MKILMLSSTFPYPPMRGGTQVRTFNLLKYLSERHAITLITQHSEDVEPKEEEELQNWVEKLLIFPKPQLSEAETGLLGKMQRFRAFLEQGTPPSVLHHYSTDIQQWVDEAIQAGEFEVITCEHSVNEIYVRPEWQSQLRTVVNIHSSVYGTCRHLLETKTSENQLRDQLNLPLLRRYEERYCAKFTDIVVTTPEDRRQITALDPEGQIAVIPNGVDLTLYPKRVCDPGGHRLVFCGSMDNRPNIDAARFFSLEVFPEILQRHPEATLEIVGGNPVPEVLELTQSPGITVTGRVLSMVDYLHKATVCVVPMRTGFGIKNKTLEAMAAGTPVVGSDRALEGLSVDGGEVPLRALRANEPTEYVYAVSRLLENRQLRKQLSENARSLIEKKYTWERAGKLYEQVLSGRRD, encoded by the coding sequence ATGAAAATTCTCATGCTTTCTTCCACTTTTCCCTATCCGCCAATGCGAGGGGGAACTCAGGTGAGAACATTTAACTTACTCAAATACTTGAGCGAGCGTCATGCCATCACCTTGATTACTCAACACTCTGAAGATGTCGAACCCAAGGAAGAGGAAGAACTGCAAAATTGGGTCGAAAAGCTGCTGATTTTCCCAAAACCCCAACTCTCGGAGGCTGAGACTGGACTTCTGGGAAAAATGCAGCGCTTCAGAGCGTTTTTGGAACAGGGAACACCTCCAAGTGTGCTACACCACTACTCCACTGACATACAGCAATGGGTAGATGAGGCCATACAAGCTGGGGAGTTTGAAGTTATTACCTGTGAACATAGTGTGAATGAAATTTATGTGCGGCCCGAATGGCAATCCCAATTGCGAACGGTAGTCAATATTCATAGTTCTGTGTATGGGACGTGCCGCCACCTGCTGGAAACGAAAACATCAGAAAATCAACTGAGAGACCAGTTGAATTTACCGCTGCTACGTCGCTATGAGGAGCGATATTGTGCTAAGTTCACTGACATTGTGGTGACCACGCCGGAGGATCGGCGTCAGATAACCGCGCTCGATCCGGAGGGTCAGATTGCTGTGATTCCTAATGGTGTCGATCTTACGCTGTACCCTAAGCGCGTCTGTGACCCCGGAGGACACAGACTTGTATTCTGTGGCTCAATGGATAATCGCCCAAACATTGATGCGGCACGTTTTTTTAGCTTGGAGGTGTTTCCAGAAATTTTGCAACGGCATCCAGAAGCAACCCTGGAAATAGTGGGAGGGAATCCGGTGCCGGAAGTATTGGAGTTAACACAAAGTCCTGGCATTACCGTAACGGGTCGTGTACTTTCAATGGTGGATTATTTACATAAGGCAACTGTTTGTGTAGTGCCGATGCGGACGGGGTTTGGAATCAAAAATAAAACGTTAGAGGCAATGGCAGCAGGAACACCAGTTGTAGGAAGCGATCGCGCTTTGGAAGGACTATCAGTAGATGGCGGAGAAGTCCCTTTGAGAGCCTTGCGAGCGAATGAGCCAACCGAGTATGTCTATGCTGTTAGCCGCTTATTGGAAAACCGCCAATTGCGAAAACAACTTTCCGAGAACGCTCGATCGCTGATTGAAAAAAAATACACATGGGAACGTGCTGGTAAACTCTATGAACAGGTGTTATCCGGGCGTCGGGATTAG
- a CDS encoding glycosyltransferase — translation MPKVSVCIPTYNRADYLVYSITSVLNQTYTNFELIICDDGSTDNTSEVVSQFKDSRICYIQHPNNIGRSRNMRSGFDVACGTYFIKLDDDDGLTPEFLEKTIAVLEAEPHVDFVCTNHWIINQKSERVESATSENSAKWKKDQLKEGIIPDLIRQTFQYQSLQVGSTLFRRACLEEVNYLRPEADGCEDFDLLVRLALAGKQGYFLPEFLMEYRLHGQQTSLRQALHFLSAKVFCIGSYKFSDQELEIHRLYKLAGTQQILGLRLIEKGETLEGRRILRESTQLLGRSRKARLGLILSYLPVSLRQIAFKGFRQIRSKDYSERVRETVG, via the coding sequence ATGCCCAAAGTAAGTGTTTGTATTCCTACTTATAATCGTGCCGATTATCTGGTTTATTCTATTACTAGTGTTTTAAACCAAACTTATACAAATTTTGAGCTGATCATTTGTGATGATGGTTCTACCGATAACACTTCAGAGGTAGTGAGCCAGTTTAAGGATTCTCGGATTTGCTATATCCAGCACCCTAATAATATTGGGCGGAGTAGAAACATGCGTTCTGGGTTTGATGTAGCTTGTGGAACTTATTTTATTAAACTTGATGATGATGATGGACTCACGCCGGAGTTTTTAGAAAAAACGATTGCTGTTTTAGAAGCGGAACCGCATGTAGACTTTGTGTGTACGAATCACTGGATTATTAATCAAAAGAGCGAGAGAGTTGAATCAGCAACAAGTGAGAATTCTGCTAAATGGAAAAAAGACCAGCTCAAGGAAGGGATTATTCCTGACTTGATTAGACAAACATTTCAATACCAAAGCTTGCAAGTGGGTTCGACGCTGTTTCGTCGAGCTTGCTTGGAAGAGGTTAATTATTTGCGTCCGGAGGCAGATGGATGTGAGGATTTCGATTTACTAGTGCGCTTGGCACTAGCTGGCAAGCAGGGATATTTTTTGCCAGAGTTTCTCATGGAATATCGCCTACATGGTCAACAGACGAGCTTAAGACAAGCTCTTCATTTTTTATCGGCTAAAGTTTTTTGCATCGGTAGTTATAAATTTTCCGATCAGGAATTAGAGATACATCGTTTATATAAATTGGCTGGAACGCAGCAAATTCTAGGGTTAAGATTAATTGAAAAGGGAGAGACTTTAGAGGGACGCCGCATTTTGCGAGAATCAACTCAACTATTAGGACGTTCTCGCAAGGCAAGGCTGGGTCTAATTTTGTCTTATTTACCAGTAAGTTTACGGCAAATCGCTTTTAAGGGGTTTCGTCAGATTCGTTCCAAAGACTATTCAGAGCGTGTACGAGAAACGGTGGGTTAG
- a CDS encoding ATP-binding protein, with translation MASINEIILRSTNPFDNIRSVNFWHEQQQPEPTVDSIHQEAIATIEATLDQVAHDHHTRTLMLDGDPGSGKTYLLGRLKKAFNHKAFFAYIPPFPQSDHIWRHILRYTVDSLVQIPDGQEDSQLLLWLNNVLSALRQRSIIDKITKHDVFDLLRSDRQNFINQLRGTYRQASIYNADKFFGVLHDLTNPELYPIACEWLRGDDLSEESLQALHLRRSIDTEEAAREILANFSRIAVDTRPIVLCFDQLNSIARLPDGSINLQALFDINTKIHDEDKNFLVIISINTDIWKQYKSRIDQSDKPRVERQVSLGLINLEQAESLLASRLYSLHHQANPQPPSDIEPLKRQYLEDEFPGGKTNPRNSLILGRDIFQAYKSWLFAGKNPPFIPPIAPTTTNGHSELLAAFKLKWREEFTKVQQRITKVRYLSSPELIQMLQEALATLQVESIKTPLFTKTKFASYSLGYKLPGKSEQLGVVWTEDSNMTTFFHVIEACGKEVKKNPSLNLRLIRAEGLGSSKNKGYRRYTEIFTGSRHHRIKPNLKSVHDLATYYGLVKDAREGDLVIGGKTLGFKKLQDIIRESQVLQDCPLLQDLGVVEQTNDTDVNPPSTSGKKEPGKPTVVEVVQLKKELMEAKEFLLNLIKTQHFMGKQALIKNIRSQFIKVSEPQIEDLIQQLCQEKQIQILDPSAKPEAQLICLVPKR, from the coding sequence ATGGCATCCATCAATGAAATTATTCTAAGAAGTACTAACCCCTTTGATAACATTCGATCTGTCAACTTTTGGCACGAGCAGCAACAGCCAGAACCCACGGTTGACTCTATCCATCAAGAAGCGATCGCCACAATAGAAGCAACACTCGATCAAGTTGCCCACGATCATCACACACGCACATTGATGCTTGATGGCGATCCGGGTTCTGGCAAGACTTATCTGTTGGGTAGGCTCAAAAAGGCGTTCAACCATAAAGCATTTTTCGCCTATATCCCTCCATTTCCCCAAAGTGACCACATCTGGCGGCACATTTTGCGCTACACCGTGGATAGCTTAGTACAAATTCCTGATGGGCAGGAAGATTCTCAGTTGCTGCTTTGGCTCAATAATGTTTTATCTGCCTTAAGACAACGCAGCATAATAGATAAAATCACGAAGCATGATGTCTTTGATTTGTTGCGAAGTGATCGACAAAATTTTATTAACCAACTCAGGGGTACATATCGACAAGCAAGTATCTATAATGCTGACAAGTTTTTTGGAGTGCTGCACGACCTTACTAATCCAGAACTGTATCCCATAGCTTGCGAGTGGTTGCGAGGAGATGACTTAAGTGAAGAGTCTCTGCAAGCTTTACATTTAAGAAGGTCTATTGATACAGAAGAAGCAGCACGAGAGATATTGGCTAATTTTAGCAGAATTGCTGTTGATACCCGACCAATCGTGCTGTGCTTCGACCAACTAAACAGTATTGCTCGCCTTCCAGACGGCTCGATCAATCTGCAAGCCTTGTTCGACATCAATACCAAAATTCATGACGAGGACAAGAACTTTCTTGTCATTATCAGTATCAATACAGATATCTGGAAACAGTACAAGAGCAGAATTGACCAGAGTGATAAGCCTCGTGTAGAGCGCCAAGTCTCTCTAGGGCTAATCAATTTAGAGCAAGCAGAATCACTTTTAGCATCTCGTCTTTACTCTCTACACCATCAAGCAAATCCTCAACCACCTTCTGACATTGAGCCTCTAAAGCGCCAATATCTAGAAGATGAATTTCCGGGTGGAAAAACTAATCCTAGAAATTCTCTGATTCTAGGGCGAGATATATTTCAGGCATACAAAAGCTGGTTATTTGCAGGTAAGAATCCACCATTTATTCCACCCATTGCTCCTACAACAACAAATGGCCATTCAGAACTTCTTGCAGCTTTTAAATTAAAATGGCGTGAGGAATTCACTAAGGTTCAGCAGCGAATTACGAAAGTTCGTTACCTATCCTCACCGGAACTCATTCAGATGCTGCAAGAAGCTTTAGCTACTTTGCAAGTGGAGAGCATAAAGACTCCGCTTTTTACCAAAACCAAGTTTGCTAGTTATTCACTTGGCTATAAATTGCCTGGTAAATCTGAACAGTTAGGAGTAGTCTGGACGGAAGATAGTAATATGACTACTTTTTTTCATGTAATAGAAGCTTGTGGGAAAGAAGTTAAAAAAAATCCCTCCTTAAACCTGCGTCTAATTCGTGCAGAAGGGTTGGGTAGCTCAAAGAATAAAGGTTACAGACGGTATACAGAAATTTTCACAGGTTCCCGCCATCATCGCATCAAACCCAATCTCAAATCTGTTCATGACCTAGCCACATATTACGGTTTAGTTAAAGATGCTCGTGAGGGAGACTTAGTTATTGGAGGTAAAACCCTCGGTTTTAAGAAATTACAAGACATCATCCGTGAGTCTCAGGTTTTACAGGATTGTCCACTATTACAAGATTTGGGTGTAGTTGAACAAACTAATGATACTGATGTAAATCCTCCAAGTACAAGCGGTAAAAAAGAACCTGGTAAGCCGACAGTTGTCGAGGTAGTTCAGCTAAAAAAGGAATTAATGGAAGCCAAGGAGTTTTTATTAAATCTAATTAAAACTCAGCATTTCATGGGAAAACAGGCTTTAATTAAAAATATTCGCAGTCAGTTTATCAAGGTAAGTGAACCTCAAATCGAAGATTTGATTCAGCAACTGTGCCAGGAAAAGCAAATTCAAATTCTTGACCCTAGTGCCAAACCAGAAGCCCAATTAATTTGTCTAGTACCTAAAAGGTAA
- a CDS encoding FtsK/SpoIIIE domain-containing protein: MPYLTEPADIRSLITPLASSKILWLDTEVADWQTPNPRLSLIQVLADPNDLTGNAAYILDVLDKPDLVAYFVNQIMANPAIEKVFHNASFDVRYLGGKEQVKNISCTFKMVNKLTRRHRSDRLNVSNKQLKTLAVELCNFSEVDKGEQQSDWGQRPLTEKQIKYAKMDTVYLAQVHRCLLERIQPDAVSKIFDIDIEASDSKQLTQKSEPTSFSVTKVRVAFECPRLFYLGHRLGGKMMFFPPGNPPKIGTQFHQLADHFAFIAKQEPRFQALFEPEADQLNVEAIAQQLQQLFYELSFFPHLQATVKTDPGKATALYQLWEGLKGLVRRWAELLVRNRRYCSASDVISKTLIALKPTVKHHFQLPNGTHQLVQGRFDSVVYDFENHRLCVVEYKTYQSPDKSAQLAQAALYSYMLREKLGVPIDSAVYSVLPNWDEISFTWDELENTVHQLIPQKLQQMRQWVDWEPPQPNPPSPTPHPDLLCDICPQRKKCQTYFDVTAGESIVSTAITSQVISQPPQSTKVEPLVGQARRLPIVEGGQDAHPTRDSQQHPVSGGGQDAHPTIEDKPNPDADAIGKDLVTTLESFNIGVEYQGAAVGPAFIRVKLKPNPGVKISSLLRLSADLQVQLGIANPPLIAPQAGYVSVDLPRPDRQVASFENYVGATHASPLPPTAPVKIAIGVDLDGKLVEADLSDPNTCHFLVGGTTGSGKSEFLRSLLLSLLYRHSPQQLKIALVDPKRVTFPEFEQMPWLLSPVVKDSEDAIALMEQLVSDMEQRYRWFEAAKCPHLDAYNQQLIQRQKPPIPRIVCIFDEYADFMAEKEVRNALELSIKRLGAMARAAGIHLIIATQRPEAGVVTPIIRSNLPGRVALRTASEADSAIILGGKQTEAAYLLGKGDLLYLFGAQLQRLQSLFTPKIQLPQ, translated from the coding sequence ATGCCCTACCTGACAGAACCTGCCGACATCCGATCACTCATCACTCCACTTGCCTCTTCTAAAATCCTTTGGCTAGATACAGAGGTGGCTGACTGGCAGACTCCCAACCCAAGACTATCTCTAATTCAGGTGTTGGCTGACCCTAATGACTTAACGGGTAATGCTGCTTACATCCTGGATGTGTTGGATAAACCTGACTTGGTAGCCTATTTTGTGAACCAAATCATGGCTAATCCAGCGATTGAAAAAGTTTTTCACAATGCTAGTTTCGATGTGAGGTATCTAGGAGGTAAAGAGCAAGTAAAAAATATAAGTTGTACTTTTAAAATGGTCAACAAATTGACCAGAAGGCACCGCTCCGATCGCCTGAACGTATCGAACAAGCAACTCAAAACCCTAGCAGTAGAACTTTGCAACTTCTCCGAAGTGGATAAAGGGGAACAGCAAAGCGACTGGGGACAGCGACCTCTTACCGAAAAACAGATTAAGTATGCCAAGATGGATACAGTCTATCTGGCTCAAGTGCATCGTTGTTTATTAGAAAGAATTCAGCCTGATGCTGTGAGTAAGATTTTTGATATAGATATAGAAGCTAGCGACTCAAAACAGCTAACTCAGAAATCTGAACCGACATCCTTCAGCGTTACCAAAGTCCGAGTTGCCTTTGAGTGTCCGCGCTTGTTTTATCTGGGACATCGCTTAGGTGGAAAGATGATGTTTTTCCCACCTGGAAATCCCCCTAAAATTGGTACCCAATTTCATCAATTAGCTGACCATTTTGCCTTTATTGCCAAGCAGGAACCCAGGTTCCAAGCGTTGTTTGAGCCAGAAGCTGACCAACTCAATGTAGAGGCGATCGCTCAACAGCTACAACAACTCTTCTATGAATTATCCTTTTTCCCCCACCTGCAAGCAACCGTCAAAACCGATCCAGGGAAAGCAACCGCACTTTATCAACTTTGGGAAGGATTAAAAGGACTCGTCCGGCGCTGGGCTGAATTACTCGTGCGAAATCGGCGCTATTGCAGTGCATCTGATGTCATTAGCAAAACGTTAATCGCCCTTAAACCTACCGTTAAGCATCACTTCCAATTGCCCAATGGTACACACCAATTGGTGCAGGGAAGATTTGACAGCGTGGTGTATGACTTTGAAAACCACCGCCTCTGTGTGGTGGAATATAAAACTTATCAGTCTCCAGACAAGTCAGCCCAACTCGCTCAAGCTGCCCTCTACAGCTATATGTTGCGGGAAAAGCTGGGAGTACCCATAGATTCAGCGGTTTATAGTGTTTTGCCCAACTGGGACGAGATTAGCTTTACTTGGGACGAACTAGAAAACACAGTTCATCAGCTAATTCCTCAGAAATTACAGCAGATGCGCCAATGGGTTGACTGGGAACCACCACAACCCAATCCGCCGTCACCCACACCTCACCCAGATTTATTGTGTGATATTTGCCCTCAGCGGAAAAAGTGCCAAACTTATTTTGATGTTACTGCGGGTGAATCAATTGTATCCACAGCCATCACTTCTCAAGTCATTTCTCAACCCCCACAATCTACAAAGGTAGAACCTCTTGTGGGGCAGGCGAGACGCCTGCCAATTGTGGAGGGCGGGCAAGATGCCCATCCCACAAGAGATAGTCAGCAACATCCAGTTTCCGGGGGCGGGCAAGATGCCCACCCTACAATAGAGGACAAGCCAAATCCTGATGCTGATGCTATTGGTAAAGACTTAGTGACTACCCTTGAGTCTTTCAATATTGGTGTTGAGTATCAAGGAGCAGCTGTTGGGCCAGCTTTTATTCGAGTGAAACTTAAACCAAATCCTGGGGTAAAAATTAGTTCTCTGTTGAGGTTGTCTGCTGATTTACAAGTGCAGTTGGGAATAGCGAACCCTCCTCTGATTGCACCTCAAGCTGGGTATGTCAGTGTTGATTTACCTCGCCCGGATCGACAAGTTGCTAGCTTCGAGAATTACGTAGGGGCGACGCATGCGTCGCCCCTACCCCCTACGGCACCCGTGAAAATTGCGATCGGGGTGGATTTGGATGGAAAATTGGTAGAGGCGGATTTATCCGATCCAAATACTTGTCACTTTTTGGTGGGTGGTACAACAGGTAGCGGCAAAAGTGAATTTTTGCGATCGCTCCTCCTCTCCCTTCTGTACCGTCATTCCCCCCAACAGCTCAAAATTGCTCTCGTCGATCCAAAACGAGTTACTTTCCCAGAATTTGAACAGATGCCCTGGTTGCTGTCGCCAGTTGTCAAAGATAGCGAAGATGCGATCGCACTCATGGAACAATTAGTCTCAGATATGGAGCAGCGTTATCGCTGGTTTGAAGCAGCGAAGTGCCCCCATCTAGATGCCTACAACCAGCAACTGATTCAACGACAAAAGCCACCCATTCCGCGCATTGTTTGCATCTTTGATGAATATGCCGACTTCATGGCAGAAAAAGAAGTTCGCAACGCTTTGGAACTGAGCATTAAACGCTTGGGAGCAATGGCAAGAGCGGCTGGTATTCACTTAATTATTGCCACCCAACGCCCAGAAGCAGGGGTTGTTACTCCCATTATCCGCTCTAACTTACCTGGACGAGTTGCTCTGCGTACCGCAAGCGAAGCTGATTCCGCGATTATCTTAGGCGGCAAACAAACAGAAGCGGCTTACCTGTTGGGCAAAGGGGATTTACTGTATCTATTCGGTGCTCAGTTGCAGCGATTACAAAGCTTATTTACACCAAAGATTCAATTGCCACAATAG